Proteins co-encoded in one Ornithorhynchus anatinus isolate Pmale09 chromosome 14, mOrnAna1.pri.v4, whole genome shotgun sequence genomic window:
- the SLC17A8 gene encoding vesicular glutamate transporter 3 — MEPQEFNMPFKKFDTFKEKFLNPGKEGVKTMLGESLGSLQRKIDGTNVEEDNIELTEEGRPVQASARSRPLCDCYCCGMPKRYIIAIMSGLGFCISFGIRCNLGVAIVEMVNNSTVYVDGKPEVQKAQFNWDPETVGLIHGSFFWGYIVTQIPGGFISNKLAANRVFGAAVFLTSTLNMFIPSAARVHYGCVMCVRILQGLVEGVTYPACHGMWSKWAPPLERSRLATTSFCGSYAGAVVAMPLAGVLVQYIGWSSVFYIYGMFGIIWYMFWLLHAYESPAAHPTISSEERTYIETSIGEGTNLVSLSKFSTPWKRFFTSLPVYAIIVANFCRSWTFYLLLISQPAYFEEVFGFAISKVGLLSAVPHMVMTIIVPIGGQLADYLRSRKILTTTAVRKIMNCGGFGMEATLLLVVGFSHTKGVAISFLVLAVGFSGFAISGFNVNHLDIAPRYASILMGISNGVGTLSGMVCPLIVGAMTKHKTREEWQNVFLIAALVHYSGVIFYGVFASGEKQEWADPENLSEEKCGIIDQDELAEETGLNHDSMASPKKMMSYGATDQNTEVQKKEQSAQRGVTSEGEELTSYQ, encoded by the exons AAAAATTGATGGGACCAATGTAGAAGAAGACAATATAGAGCTGACTGAAGAGGGGAGGCCAGTCCAGGCTTCTGCTCGGAGTCGCCCACTCTGCGACTGCTACTGCTGTGGAATGCCCAAACGCTACATCATCGCCATAATGAGTGGTTTGGGCTTTTGCATTTCCTTTGGAATTAGGTGTAACCTTGGTGTTGCCATAGTGGAAATGGTCAACAACAGCACAGTGTATGTTGATGGAAAACCAGAAGTCCAG AAAGCTCAGTTCAACTGGGATCCAGAGACCGTCGGGCTTATCCATGGATCTTTTTTCTGGGGTTACATCGTGACACAAATTCCAGGAGGCTTCATCTCAAATAAACTAGCTGCTAACAG GGTTTTTGGAGCAGCAGTGTTCTTAACCTCTACTCTGAACATGTTCATCCCTTCTGCAGCAAGAGTTCACTATGGATGTGTAATGTGTGTGAGAATTTTGCAAGGCCTTGTGGAG GGTGTTACCTACCCAGCATGCCATGGAATGTGGAGCAAGTGGGCACCCCCTCTGGAGAGAAGCAGACTGGCAACTACCTCATTTTGTG GCTCATATGCTGGGGCAGTGGTGGCCATGCCATTGGCAGGGGTATTAGTTCAATATATTGGATGGTCTTCGGTCTTCTACATTTATG GGATGTTTGGAATTATATGGTACATGTTTTGGTTGTTGCATGCCTATGAGAGTCCTGCTGCTCATCCAACCATTTCCAGTGAAGAACGAACATATATTGAAACAAGTATAGGAGAGGGAACTAATCTAGTCAGTCTAAGC AAATTCAGTACACCCTGGAAAAGATTTTTCACGTCGCTGCCAGTTTATGCGATCATTGTGGCAAATTTTTGTAGAAGCTGGACCTTCTATTTGCTGCTCATAAGTCAGCCTGCTTACTTTGAAGAGGTCTTTGGATTTGCAATAAGTAAG gTGGGCCTTCTATCTGCAGTTCCCCACATGGTTATGACAATTATTGTACCTATTGGAGGACAACTGGCCGATTATTTAAGAAGCCGAAAAATTTTAACCACAACTGCTGTTAGAAAAATCATGAATTGTGGAG gttTTGGCATGGAAGCAACACTTCTCTTGGTGGTTGGCTTTTCTCATACCAAAGGTGTGGCCATCTCCTTTCTTGTCCTTGCAGTCGGATTTAGTGGCTTTGCTATTTCAG GATTCAATGTCAACCACCTGGACATCGCCCCTCGCTATGCCAGTATTCTCATGGGGATCTCGAACGGTGTGGGGACCCTCTCAGGAATGGTCTGCCCCCTCATTGTCGGAGCGATGACGAAACACAAG acCCGGGAGGAATGGCAGAATGTCTTCCTCATAGCTGCTCTGGTGCACTACAGCGGTGTGATCTTCTATGGAGTTTTTGCTTCTGGAGAGAAACAAGAGTGGGCCGACCCCGAGAATCTTAGCGAAGAAAAGTGTGGTATAATTGATCAAGATGAACTGGCTGAAGAAACGGGACTGAACCACGACAGTATGGCCAGTCCAAAGAAGATGATGTCTTACGGAGCCACTGATCAGAATACTGAGGTTCAGAAAAAGGAACAGAGTGCCCAAAGGGGAGTGACATCAGAAGGAGAAGAGTTGACCTCCTACCaatag